The genome window TTTGGCTAGTTTCTCATTGTTGACCCTCACACCCAGGGAGACAATGTGGAAAAGATGCTGTATCTTTGGTATGTGTGGCTTATATGCTCATAAATGATGGTTAGAGAGTTAGCGTAACTAAATTGTCTTAGgtgaatataaaacatttagatgACACCTTAGTATAAAGATATCAAGTCCTTATATTTATCCCTTTAGAATTACAAAGTAGCATTTAGAATTAATGCAATTTAATGGTGTATATGAAGAATGGGAGATAGGAGACCTGTCGTGTAAGGTGTCTTGGTGAGACTGTTACTGAGGGGCACCTGCACTCACCACCGCTCTGCAGAAAGATATCCAGTGCGGGGCACAGCAGGCAGATCAAGGCGACCCTGTCAGGAAGCACCACTCTGTAAATGTCCAGATCTTTGCTGCTTGTCCATTTCACTGATCTAAACACAGGTCATTTATATGCATGTTACATTTGATCACACTTTTTTTCACAGACCCCCAAAGCTGATTCCttatgaaaatgagaaatgacaCAATGGTGGCTGAATTCATCCTGCTAGGAATCCCTGAGACAGAGGGCCTGGAGATGGCCCTCTTCTTCCTGTTCTGCTCCTTATACTTATGTATCCTCTTGGGGAACATCCTCGTCCTTTCAGCGATCATCTCCTCCTCTCGGCTTCACACTCCCATGTACTTTTTCTTAGGAAACCTCTCCATCTTTGACCTGGGTTTCTCTTCCACAACTGCCCCCAAGATGCTGCTCTACCTCTCAGGGAACAGCCGAGCCATCTCCTACGCAGGCTGCGTGTCCCAGCTCTTCTTCTACCATTTCCTGGGCTGCACCGAGTGTTTCCTGTACACGGTGATGGCCTGTGACCGCTTTGTTGccatatgttttcctttgagataCAATGTCGTCATGAACCACAGGGTGTGCTCTATATTGGCCACAGGGACCTGGATGGGTGGCTGTGTCCACGCCGTCATCCTAACCTCCCTCACCTTCCAGTTACCCTACTGCGGCTCCAACAAGGTGGGCTATTACTTCTGTGATATGCCTGCGGTGTTACCTCTAGCCTGTGAGGACACATCTCTAGCCCAGAGAGTAAGTTTTACGAATGTTGGTCTTTTGTCCctcatttgcttttttctcatCCTTGTTTCCTACACTCGCATTGGCATCTCCATAGCAAAACTCCGCTCAGCAGAGGGCAGGCAGCGGGCACGCTCCACCTGCAGCGCCCACCTCACTGCGATTCTTTGTGCTTACGGGCCCATGTTCATCATCTACCTGCAACCCAACCCCCGTCCCTTGCTCGGTGCTGTTATTCAGATATCGAATAATCTTGTAACCCCCACATTGAACCCTCTGATCTACAGCCTGAGAAATAAGGATGTAAAATCAGCCCTGAG of Cynocephalus volans isolate mCynVol1 chromosome 4, mCynVol1.pri, whole genome shotgun sequence contains these proteins:
- the LOC134376947 gene encoding putative olfactory receptor 10D4, which encodes MKMRNDTMVAEFILLGIPETEGLEMALFFLFCSLYLCILLGNILVLSAIISSSRLHTPMYFFLGNLSIFDLGFSSTTAPKMLLYLSGNSRAISYAGCVSQLFFYHFLGCTECFLYTVMACDRFVAICFPLRYNVVMNHRVCSILATGTWMGGCVHAVILTSLTFQLPYCGSNKVGYYFCDMPAVLPLACEDTSLAQRVSFTNVGLLSLICFFLILVSYTRIGISIAKLRSAEGRQRARSTCSAHLTAILCAYGPMFIIYLQPNPRPLLGAVIQISNNLVTPTLNPLIYSLRNKDVKSALRNVFLKRGFNPENK